A genomic window from Methanobacterium sp. BRmetb2 includes:
- a CDS encoding MBL fold metallo-hydrolase, which translates to MDKINDILIIEGTGFDSNIYVFDDVMVDTGTGDNIEYILNSLKKADMSLDDISMIVNTHCHYDHAGGDHCISKKIAIHQEDAAALENGDDIATVSYMFGRSFEPVNVDFRLKEGDKIHDFQVIHTPGHTSGGICLYDGETLISGDTVFAGGGFGRLDIGGSVEDMKNSIEKLNKLEIEYLLPGHGPWVKNGSKHVEMVSQFFKGI; encoded by the coding sequence ATGGATAAAATCAATGATATTTTAATAATTGAAGGTACTGGTTTTGATTCTAATATTTATGTCTTTGATGATGTAATGGTGGATACGGGAACTGGTGATAATATTGAATACATATTAAATTCCCTTAAAAAAGCTGATATGTCTTTGGATGATATATCAATGATTGTTAATACTCATTGTCACTATGATCATGCAGGGGGAGATCATTGTATCTCTAAAAAAATAGCAATTCACCAGGAGGATGCAGCTGCTCTGGAAAATGGTGATGATATAGCTACAGTTTCTTACATGTTTGGAAGATCATTTGAACCCGTAAACGTTGATTTTCGTCTTAAAGAAGGTGACAAGATCCATGATTTTCAAGTAATTCACACCCCTGGCCACACTTCCGGAGGAATTTGTTTGTATGATGGAGAAACTCTAATCTCTGGTGACACGGTTTTTGCTGGTGGAGGTTTCGGACGTTTAGATATTGGTGGTAGTGTAGAGGATATGAAAAACTCTATAGAAAAATTAAACAAACTTGAAATTGAATATTTGTTACCGGGCCATGGACCATGGGTTAAAAATGGATCCAAACATGTTGAAATGGTTTCACAGTTTTTTAAAGGTATTTAA
- a CDS encoding SAM-dependent methyltransferase: MKQWYEELFTNYAEKYDKEVFTEGTTGEVDFIEKEIDFDKSLKILDIGCGTGRHTIELTRRGYDITGIDLSESMLNKAREKAKKCNFDANFMAADARQLPFENEFDLVIMICEGAFPLMETDEMNFQILKNAAKALKKNGKLIFTTLNGLYPLFHSVKDFINSNSPSQINHENTFDLMTFRDVYQLEIEDDQGQKLFLNCNERYYVPSEITWLLKSLNFHKIDIYSCKLGKFSRKDILTTEDYEMLVIAEHISD, translated from the coding sequence ATGAAACAATGGTACGAGGAACTTTTTACTAATTATGCAGAAAAATATGATAAAGAAGTTTTTACTGAGGGAACGACTGGAGAAGTTGATTTCATAGAAAAAGAGATAGATTTTGATAAAAGCCTCAAAATACTGGATATTGGTTGTGGTACTGGACGTCATACTATAGAATTAACCAGAAGAGGTTATGATATAACTGGAATTGATCTTTCAGAGTCTATGCTGAATAAAGCCAGAGAAAAAGCTAAAAAATGTAACTTTGATGCTAATTTTATGGCTGCCGATGCCCGGCAACTACCATTTGAAAATGAATTTGATCTGGTGATCATGATCTGTGAGGGAGCCTTTCCATTAATGGAAACTGATGAGATGAACTTTCAAATCCTAAAAAACGCTGCAAAAGCCTTGAAAAAGAATGGGAAACTAATTTTTACCACTCTTAATGGTTTATATCCTCTGTTTCATTCAGTTAAGGACTTCATTAATTCCAATTCTCCCAGCCAGATTAATCATGAAAACACATTTGATCTTATGACTTTCCGTGATGTATATCAGTTAGAAATAGAAGATGACCAGGGCCAGAAGCTGTTTTTAAATTGTAATGAAAGATATTATGTTCCATCAGAGATTACTTGGCTTCTTAAATCTTTAAATTTCCATAAAATTGATATATATAGCTGTAAATTGGGAAAATTTAGCAGAAAGGATATACTCACCACTGAAGATTATGAGATGCTTGTTATAGCCGAGCATATCTCTGATTAA
- a CDS encoding ABC transporter permease, whose product MSFLSLVMKNPFRNKTRTALAVMGIAIGIATIVALGIITDGLKASTEETLKAGDADFTVVESNVSDMFLSKIDEGFVDKINNIDGVNDSVGVLLAVQRLGDNPYFVLIGIDPAKLSLSGIKITQGKAFSGGDVKEIIIGKVASEKLNKTVGDTITLKDEEYKITGIFQTGDLQQDGGAFISMDNLQKIEEKEGKVTMIYVKIDNNANVDQVTKSIEDKYGNDLTTIASLEDLQSVNQGLDTIDTASWAISLLAIVIGGIGVINTMIMSVFERTREIGVLKAVGWKNRRILGMILGESLVLTLVAGLVGTIMGVLAIQVLMAIGMGGFIKPVYTPSVFLRAFVVALVVGLIGGFYPAYRASQLPPTEALRYE is encoded by the coding sequence ATGTCATTTTTAAGTCTGGTAATGAAAAATCCATTCAGAAACAAGACAAGAACGGCTTTAGCAGTTATGGGCATTGCCATAGGTATCGCTACGATTGTGGCATTGGGAATAATTACCGATGGCCTTAAAGCTTCTACAGAAGAAACTCTTAAGGCAGGAGATGCTGATTTTACGGTAGTTGAGAGCAACGTATCAGACATGTTCTTAAGCAAAATAGATGAGGGGTTCGTAGACAAAATTAATAATATTGATGGAGTAAATGATAGTGTCGGGGTTCTGCTTGCCGTTCAACGGTTAGGAGATAATCCCTATTTTGTGTTGATAGGTATAGATCCTGCTAAATTATCACTAAGTGGAATTAAAATCACACAAGGCAAAGCTTTCTCAGGGGGAGATGTTAAAGAGATTATAATCGGGAAAGTAGCTTCAGAAAAATTGAATAAAACAGTTGGAGATACTATAACTCTAAAAGATGAAGAATATAAAATAACAGGGATATTTCAAACTGGAGATCTTCAGCAAGATGGAGGAGCATTTATTTCCATGGACAATCTTCAAAAAATTGAGGAGAAGGAGGGTAAGGTGACCATGATTTATGTAAAGATTGATAATAATGCCAACGTTGATCAGGTTACCAAATCTATTGAAGATAAGTATGGGAATGATCTTACTACCATAGCTTCATTAGAAGATTTACAGAGTGTTAATCAGGGTTTAGATACCATAGATACTGCTTCATGGGCTATATCTCTTTTGGCTATCGTAATCGGAGGTATAGGTGTTATAAATACCATGATAATGTCCGTATTTGAGCGTACTAGAGAGATAGGAGTTTTAAAAGCTGTGGGATGGAAAAATAGGAGAATTCTGGGTATGATACTGGGAGAATCTTTGGTTTTGACATTGGTTGCTGGTTTAGTTGGTACAATTATGGGGGTACTGGCTATTCAGGTTCTTATGGCAATTGGAATGGGCGGATTTATCAAGCCGGTTTACACACCATCTGTATTTTTAAGAGCATTTGTAGTGGCTTTAGTAGTAGGTTTAATTGGAGGATTTTACCCTGCTTACCGTGCAAGTCAGTTGCCACCAACAGAAGCACTACGCTATGAATAA
- a CDS encoding peptide transporter gives MTNHLIEFNNVWKTYNMGGEEINALAGLNLTLDDGSFTAVMGPSGSGKSTFLHVAGILDMPTKGTFKLNGKETSKLPVKEQAKLRRNEIGFIFQRLNLISQLSAIENVMLPMIKEDFKKAEEILEKMGLESKYNKRPGQLSGGEQQRVAIARALINNPSIILADEPTGELDTKNANSIMQLLKDLNQNDGVSIVVVTHNPKLASFADQTIQMRDGEIVNSVE, from the coding sequence ATGACTAATCATTTAATTGAGTTTAATAATGTATGGAAGACTTACAATATGGGCGGCGAAGAAATAAATGCATTAGCAGGTTTAAATTTAACTTTGGATGATGGTTCATTCACAGCAGTTATGGGACCTTCTGGATCTGGAAAATCCACTTTCCTGCACGTGGCAGGGATTCTGGATATGCCTACCAAAGGAACATTTAAACTAAATGGAAAAGAAACCAGTAAACTTCCCGTAAAAGAGCAAGCAAAGCTTCGAAGGAACGAAATTGGATTTATATTTCAGCGACTCAATCTTATTTCACAGCTTTCTGCCATTGAGAATGTTATGTTACCTATGATCAAAGAAGATTTCAAAAAAGCAGAAGAAATATTGGAAAAAATGGGATTGGAAAGTAAATACAACAAACGTCCAGGACAGCTTTCAGGAGGAGAACAACAGCGTGTTGCAATAGCTCGAGCTCTTATCAACAATCCGTCTATTATACTCGCTGATGAGCCAACAGGAGAGTTGGATACAAAAAATGCAAATTCTATAATGCAACTGCTTAAGGATCTAAATCAAAATGATGGGGTAAGTATAGTTGTAGTTACTCACAACCCTAAGTTAGCAAGTTTTGCAGATCAAACTATCCAGATGAGGGATGGAGAGATTGTAAATAGTGTGGAATAA
- a CDS encoding ABC transporter permease, which yields MDLYKLAFNNIRRKKLRSALTMLGIIIGVATIVVLLGITAGATSAVKNETSRYMYDVTIAPASTSGNSLIDSETISKIKNTPELSDFREVTFFSENIKGKRINFEGINDWKQITLKKGTPKVVITQGVVDKLGYDIGSKINVENYELVVTGISKEEQVSYVYISQDVAKQITNDKVSVIYARTKGDPETTADELEKDIDGISVGTKSEEIIRVQEMTNQALLFIGFIASIALLVGIISVINTMLMSVMERTRELGVLKAIGFTNWEIKGSILFESGLLGLLGSVIGVILGILGIIVVANVLNFTEYIPEMMPLWLIGGVIAGATFLSIIAGLYPAMRASKLNVVEALRDD from the coding sequence ATGGATCTTTATAAATTGGCATTTAATAATATTCGTAGAAAAAAACTTAGAAGTGCATTAACGATGCTTGGTATAATAATTGGTGTTGCAACAATTGTCGTACTTTTAGGAATAACTGCAGGAGCAACATCTGCAGTTAAAAATGAAACAAGTAGATATATGTACGATGTAACAATAGCGCCAGCATCCACCAGTGGAAATAGTTTAATTGATTCTGAAACCATATCGAAAATAAAAAACACACCTGAGCTTTCTGATTTTCGTGAAGTAACTTTTTTTTCGGAGAATATAAAAGGAAAGAGGATAAATTTTGAAGGAATAAATGACTGGAAACAGATTACATTGAAGAAAGGTACGCCGAAAGTTGTAATAACTCAGGGTGTTGTGGATAAGTTGGGTTATGACATTGGCAGCAAAATAAATGTCGAAAATTATGAATTAGTTGTCACTGGAATATCTAAAGAAGAACAAGTTTCATATGTCTACATAAGTCAGGATGTTGCAAAGCAAATCACAAATGATAAAGTGAGTGTAATCTACGCTAGGACAAAGGGAGACCCAGAAACTACTGCTGATGAACTTGAAAAAGATATAGATGGTATTTCCGTGGGAACTAAATCGGAAGAGATAATCCGGGTTCAAGAAATGACTAATCAGGCTCTACTTTTTATAGGATTTATTGCCAGCATAGCTCTTTTAGTAGGAATCATAAGTGTGATAAATACCATGTTAATGAGCGTTATGGAAAGAACAAGAGAATTGGGGGTATTAAAAGCGATTGGATTTACAAACTGGGAAATAAAAGGAAGTATACTATTTGAATCTGGCCTTTTAGGACTTTTAGGATCAGTTATAGGAGTTATTCTAGGTATTTTGGGCATTATAGTAGTTGCAAATGTGTTGAATTTTACTGAATACATACCGGAAATGATGCCGTTATGGTTAATTGGGGGTGTTATTGCTGGTGCTACATTTTTAAGTATCATTGCAGGACTCTATCCTGCGATGCGTGCTTCAAAATTGAATGTTGTGGAGGCTTTGAGAGATGACTAA
- a CDS encoding PadR family transcriptional regulator, which produces MNTQFKKGVLELCVLVLLDRKDCYGYEMVDEISKNILISEGSIYPLLKRLKKEGLVISYLKESHSGPSRKYYRITDLGKEKKKELVEEWDKFSVGVTNLLYSKIED; this is translated from the coding sequence ATGAACACTCAATTTAAAAAAGGAGTATTGGAACTTTGTGTTTTAGTACTTCTTGATAGAAAAGACTGTTATGGTTATGAAATGGTTGATGAAATCTCCAAAAATATATTAATTTCAGAGGGCAGTATCTATCCCCTTCTAAAAAGACTAAAAAAAGAAGGATTGGTGATTTCATACTTAAAAGAATCCCATAGTGGTCCTTCAAGAAAATATTATCGTATTACTGATTTGGGAAAAGAAAAAAAGAAAGAATTAGTAGAAGAATGGGATAAATTTTCTGTGGGTGTTACTAATTTATTATATTCCAAAATCGAGGATTAG
- a CDS encoding DNA polymerase: METKKFTLLDIDYITEDEKPVVRLFGKIREESEDRSIIALDKKFKPYIYVIPENETDFNDCIMDLNELDIESIETVQKTDIKQEIEVLKVFLKHPQDVPKLRDKIWGLETVKEIREHDIPFYRRYLIDNGLFPMDDVEIEGKTVNESLDNPSSSKNIIRFEIECKPVHVEPVNSDLKVMSFDIEVRNPEGMPQADKDEIIMISMASNFGLKKVLSTKKSSFDYVETVKTEKKMLERFVDIVNSYNPDLIVGYNSDNFDFPYINERAIKCRVSLNMGVDGSKLKFMRRGFANAAFMRGRIHVDLYLLMRRYIRLDRYTLERVYKELFGEEKKDIKGDILWKYWDANGEKLQTLFEYSMDDAIAAYKISEKILPLNMELTRIVGQPFFDIARMATGQQVEWFLIRKAFEYNDLVPNKPSQREHSRRRSERAVGGYVKEPEKGLHENIVYFDFRSLYPSIIISKNVSLDTLILNEINEDSQDDSNFHIAPEVGYKFLKEPLGFVPSVIGKVLEERTKIKNRMKQSQDPLEQRVLDVQQEALKRLANSMYGVYGFSRFRWYSIECADAITAWGRDYIKKTMKKAELFGFHAIYADTDGFYAVYKQS; encoded by the coding sequence ATGGAAACTAAGAAATTCACACTCCTGGACATTGATTATATAACGGAGGATGAAAAGCCAGTAGTAAGACTATTTGGAAAGATCAGGGAAGAATCTGAAGACAGATCTATAATAGCCCTTGACAAAAAATTCAAACCATACATTTACGTTATTCCTGAAAATGAAACTGACTTTAATGATTGTATCATGGATTTAAACGAATTAGATATTGAAAGTATTGAAACAGTACAAAAAACTGATATCAAGCAAGAAATAGAAGTTCTAAAAGTATTCTTGAAACATCCACAAGACGTCCCTAAACTCCGAGATAAAATATGGGGCTTAGAAACTGTAAAAGAAATCAGAGAACATGATATCCCTTTCTACAGAAGATATCTTATAGACAATGGCCTGTTTCCCATGGATGATGTGGAAATTGAAGGAAAAACAGTTAATGAATCGTTGGATAATCCATCCTCCTCAAAGAATATTATTAGATTTGAAATAGAATGTAAACCTGTACATGTGGAACCCGTAAATTCTGATCTTAAGGTTATGAGCTTCGATATAGAGGTAAGAAACCCTGAAGGCATGCCCCAGGCAGATAAGGATGAAATTATCATGATCAGTATGGCCAGTAATTTTGGTCTAAAAAAGGTTTTATCAACCAAAAAATCGTCTTTTGATTATGTGGAAACAGTTAAAACTGAAAAAAAAATGCTTGAAAGATTTGTTGATATTGTTAATTCTTATAACCCTGATTTAATTGTTGGTTATAATTCTGACAATTTTGATTTTCCTTACATTAATGAAAGAGCAATTAAATGCAGAGTTTCATTAAATATGGGGGTTGATGGTTCTAAATTAAAGTTCATGCGCCGTGGATTTGCAAACGCCGCATTTATGCGTGGTAGGATCCACGTGGATTTATATCTTTTGATGAGACGGTACATAAGACTCGATCGTTACACTCTGGAGAGAGTCTATAAGGAACTTTTTGGTGAAGAAAAAAAAGATATTAAAGGAGATATTTTATGGAAATACTGGGACGCTAACGGAGAAAAACTGCAAACCCTCTTTGAGTACTCTATGGATGATGCAATTGCCGCCTATAAAATAAGTGAAAAAATCCTACCCCTGAACATGGAATTAACTCGTATTGTAGGACAACCTTTTTTCGATATTGCTCGTATGGCTACAGGACAGCAGGTAGAATGGTTTCTCATTAGAAAAGCCTTTGAATATAATGATCTAGTTCCCAACAAACCATCACAAAGGGAACATTCACGCAGAAGAAGTGAAAGGGCTGTGGGAGGTTATGTAAAAGAACCAGAAAAGGGTCTGCATGAAAATATTGTCTATTTTGATTTTAGAAGCTTATATCCAAGTATAATTATTTCTAAAAATGTTTCTCTAGATACTTTGATACTTAATGAAATAAATGAAGATAGCCAGGATGATTCTAATTTTCATATAGCTCCAGAAGTAGGATATAAATTTTTAAAAGAACCTTTAGGATTTGTGCCATCAGTTATTGGTAAAGTTTTAGAAGAGCGGACCAAAATTAAAAATAGAATGAAGCAGTCACAGGATCCATTGGAGCAAAGAGTTTTAGATGTGCAGCAAGAAGCCCTAAAAAGACTTGCAAATTCGATGTATGGAGTTTATGGATTTTCAAGATTCAGATGGTACAGTATTGAATGTGCAGATGCCATAACAGCCTGGGGTAGAGATTACATCAAAAAAACAATGAAAAAAGCCGAATTATTTGGATTTCATGCTATTTATGCTGATACTGATGGATTTTATGCAGTTTATAAGCAAAGTTAA
- a CDS encoding NAD(P)H dehydrogenase yields MDILVILAHPYEKSFNHAIYEKVLKTLKEKGHHIFAHNIYKEGFDPLLEGNELVNGETSDSLVIQHRKEIQTANGIIIIHPNWWGQPPAILKGWIDRVLRSGVAYEFEEGDDGSGVPDGLLKAEIAMVFNTSNTPEDREMEVFGDPLENIWKSCIFDFCGIKNFHRKIFRIVASSTIEERKRWLNEVQEIIDTYFP; encoded by the coding sequence ATGGATATATTGGTAATTCTGGCCCATCCCTATGAAAAAAGTTTTAATCACGCCATTTATGAAAAAGTCCTTAAAACGCTCAAAGAAAAAGGTCACCATATTTTTGCCCATAACATTTATAAAGAAGGATTTGATCCTTTATTGGAAGGTAATGAACTGGTTAATGGTGAAACTTCAGATTCTCTGGTAATTCAGCATCGAAAAGAGATCCAGACAGCCAATGGAATTATCATCATTCACCCCAACTGGTGGGGTCAACCCCCTGCAATTTTAAAAGGTTGGATTGATCGTGTGCTTCGATCAGGAGTGGCTTATGAATTTGAAGAAGGAGATGATGGATCCGGAGTTCCAGATGGACTTTTAAAAGCTGAAATCGCTATGGTTTTTAATACTTCCAATACTCCGGAAGATAGGGAAATGGAAGTTTTTGGAGATCCACTGGAAAATATTTGGAAAAGTTGTATTTTCGATTTCTGCGGAATTAAGAATTTTCACCGGAAAATATTTAGAATAGTGGCCAGCAGTACAATTGAAGAGAGAAAAAGATGGTTAAATGAGGTTCAAGAAATAATTGATACCTATTTTCCTTAA
- a CDS encoding SAM-dependent methyltransferase codes for MNDYVHGYSKRESERLVDQADTLAEILHYDTQFPAGSKVLEAGCGVGAQTIILAKNSPDAKITSIDISEDSLNQAKDLIKKEGINNVKFQKEDIMNLPFEKESFDHIFICFVLEHLINPVEALLELKKYLKTRGTITIIEGDHGSCYFHPETREAVKAWECLIKSQQDLGGDPMVGRRLYPLLDEAGFEGIVVTPRIVYVDNSKPQLVDGFIKKTIIAMVEGVKDQAIKSGLVSHQEWEKGIDDLYKSAKKDGTFFYNFFKGVAVKS; via the coding sequence TTGAACGATTATGTACATGGTTACTCTAAAAGAGAATCTGAAAGGCTGGTAGATCAGGCCGATACTCTGGCAGAAATACTTCATTATGACACCCAATTCCCAGCAGGAAGTAAAGTCCTGGAAGCGGGATGTGGAGTAGGGGCTCAAACCATAATACTTGCTAAAAACAGTCCTGATGCAAAAATAACTTCAATAGATATTTCAGAAGATTCTTTAAACCAGGCCAAAGATTTGATTAAAAAAGAAGGAATAAATAATGTTAAATTCCAAAAAGAAGATATCATGAATCTTCCCTTTGAAAAAGAAAGTTTTGATCATATTTTTATTTGTTTTGTCTTGGAACATCTAATAAATCCAGTGGAAGCTCTCTTAGAACTTAAAAAATATTTAAAAACCAGAGGAACCATAACTATTATAGAAGGAGATCATGGATCATGTTATTTCCATCCAGAAACTAGGGAAGCAGTCAAGGCATGGGAATGTCTTATTAAATCTCAACAAGATTTAGGGGGAGATCCTATGGTAGGAAGAAGATTGTACCCTTTACTGGATGAGGCAGGTTTTGAAGGGATAGTGGTAACACCCCGGATAGTTTATGTGGATAATAGCAAGCCCCAACTGGTGGATGGATTTATAAAAAAGACTATAATTGCCATGGTGGAAGGAGTTAAGGATCAAGCCATAAAATCAGGTTTGGTCAGTCACCAGGAATGGGAAAAAGGCATTGACGATCTGTATAAATCTGCCAAAAAAGACGGCACATTCTTTTATAACTTTTTTAAAGGAGTAGCTGTAAAATCTTAA
- a CDS encoding 2,3-dimethylmalate lyase: MKSNKLKKLLNSGKSLIMPDAYDSISAKLIENAGFKAIQCSGYSFSIQAGYKRESDVTLDENIEWTSRIVESVDVPVMADAEDGYGGTEEIINTIKRFIDAGVAGLNIEDQIPNGKNKLSIVDEDLMVQKIINARETADAEEKPDFIINGRTDALRSTDNRDEGLEIAIDRANQYLDAGADLTFITYIETLDEVKQVTKEVKGPISIAAGMPYNINEFSINDLINCGVKRVSLPSLLILSSLQAIKESLEYANVDKLASIMEKGLLLSVNDLNDILD; the protein is encoded by the coding sequence ATGAAAAGTAATAAGCTTAAAAAACTCTTAAATTCGGGCAAATCACTTATTATGCCGGATGCATATGATTCTATAAGTGCGAAATTAATTGAAAACGCAGGATTTAAAGCAATACAATGTTCTGGCTATAGTTTTTCAATTCAGGCAGGATATAAAAGAGAATCAGATGTGACTCTAGATGAAAATATTGAATGGACAAGTAGAATTGTTGAATCAGTAGATGTTCCTGTAATGGCAGATGCTGAAGATGGATACGGGGGTACAGAAGAAATAATTAACACAATTAAACGGTTTATAGATGCTGGTGTCGCAGGACTTAATATAGAAGACCAGATTCCAAATGGAAAAAACAAATTATCCATTGTAGATGAAGATTTGATGGTTCAAAAAATCATAAATGCTCGTGAAACAGCAGATGCTGAAGAAAAACCTGATTTTATAATTAATGGCCGTACAGATGCTTTAAGATCAACTGACAATAGGGACGAAGGATTAGAAATTGCCATTGATCGTGCTAATCAATATTTAGATGCAGGTGCAGATTTAACATTCATAACTTATATTGAAACACTTGATGAGGTTAAACAAGTCACAAAAGAAGTTAAAGGACCAATTAGTATTGCTGCAGGAATGCCTTATAATATAAATGAGTTTTCGATTAATGATTTAATAAACTGCGGTGTAAAAAGAGTAAGTTTACCATCATTACTTATTTTATCCAGTTTACAAGCAATTAAAGAATCTCTTGAATATGCTAATGTAGATAAACTAGCATCAATTATGGAAAAGGGACTATTACTTTCAGTTAATGATTTAAATGATATATTGGATTAA
- a CDS encoding transcriptional regulator, whose translation MRRMLWYLIAGTRGGVNRAKIIKLLNERPYNVNQLADILEVDYKTISYHINVLEDNEVVIPVGRKYGTLYFLTDKMKVNYENFLEIWEEIVEK comes from the coding sequence ATGAGAAGGATGTTATGGTACTTGATTGCAGGCACTAGGGGCGGTGTAAATAGGGCTAAAATAATTAAACTCCTCAATGAAAGGCCTTACAATGTTAATCAGCTTGCGGATATACTTGAAGTAGATTATAAAACTATAAGCTATCATATTAATGTTTTAGAAGATAATGAAGTTGTTATACCTGTGGGAAGAAAATATGGAACTTTATACTTCCTTACAGATAAAATGAAAGTAAATTATGAAAATTTCTTAGAGATATGGGAAGAAATCGTGGAAAAATAA
- a CDS encoding ABC transporter ATP-binding protein produces the protein MEYAIETECLTKSYGDLDAVKDLEIRVPVGKVYGFLGRNGSGKTTTIRMIMGLIKPDKGIVKIFGQEMSRNNSKYLAEIGAIIEIPGFYENLSAYENLEITAKMFKTKINRIEQSLKLAGLSNIGDKPVSNFSLGMKQRLGIANALIHSPRILILDEPTNGLDPAGIIEMRKLIRDLSESMGISILVSSHLLSEVQQIADYIGIIDHGRLIHEGEIELITTDEQSFLLVETDQLQKTIQIITSLNFDFEKMERGLKIFCKREDNVFINRELVKQDINVYNLKSVSKTLEERFLGITNQELRVMS, from the coding sequence ATGGAATATGCAATTGAAACAGAATGCCTTACTAAAAGTTATGGGGATCTTGACGCAGTTAAAGACTTAGAAATAAGGGTACCTGTAGGTAAAGTGTATGGTTTTTTAGGAAGAAATGGTTCAGGGAAAACCACCACAATAAGGATGATAATGGGTCTTATTAAACCAGATAAAGGAATAGTAAAGATATTTGGTCAGGAAATGAGTCGCAACAACAGTAAATATCTGGCTGAAATCGGAGCAATAATTGAAATTCCTGGTTTTTATGAGAATCTATCGGCTTACGAAAACCTTGAAATAACTGCTAAAATGTTTAAAACTAAAATAAATAGGATTGAACAATCATTGAAACTTGCAGGTCTTTCAAATATTGGAGACAAGCCTGTAAGTAATTTTTCTCTGGGAATGAAGCAGAGATTAGGAATAGCTAATGCTTTAATTCATTCACCACGGATTTTAATTCTGGATGAGCCTACCAATGGTTTAGACCCAGCAGGAATAATTGAAATGCGGAAGTTGATCCGGGACCTTTCAGAATCCATGGGAATATCGATTCTTGTTTCCAGTCATTTACTGAGTGAAGTACAGCAAATTGCAGATTATATTGGGATTATTGATCACGGTCGATTGATCCATGAAGGCGAAATAGAACTCATTACCACCGACGAACAAAGTTTTCTGCTTGTGGAAACTGATCAGTTACAGAAAACGATTCAAATTATCACATCTTTGAATTTTGATTTTGAGAAAATGGAGAGAGGATTAAAAATCTTCTGCAAACGTGAAGATAATGTATTTATTAATCGTGAACTGGTTAAACAAGATATTAATGTTTATAATTTGAAATCAGTTTCAAAAACATTGGAAGAGCGATTTTTAGGAATAACCAATCAGGAATTAAGGGTGATGTCATGA